One window of the Natronomonas marina genome contains the following:
- the dnaK gene encoding molecular chaperone DnaK, which produces MASNKILGIDLGTTNSAFAVMEGGDPEIITNEEGDRTTPSVVAFTDDGERLVGKPAKNQAVQNPDRTIQSIKRHMGESDYTVEIDDEEYTPEQISAMILQKIKHDAEEYLGDDIEKAVITVPAYFNDKQRQATKDAGEVAGFEVERIVNEPTAAAMAYGLDDESDQTVLVYDLGGGTFDVSILELGGGVYEVVATNGDNELGGDDWDGAIIDYLADSFEDEHGIDLREDRQALQRLTEAAEEAKIELSSRKETTVNLPFIAATDEGPLNLEESISRAKFESLTADLVERTVGPTEQALSDAGYSKGDIDEVILVGGSTRMPQVQEKVEELAGQEPKKNVNPDEAVALGAAIQGGVLAGDVDDIVLLDVTPLSLGIEVKGGIFERLIDKNTTIPTEESKIFTTAADNQTSVNIRVFQGEREIAEENELLGAFQLTGIPPAPAGTPQIEVTFNIDENGIVNVAAEDQGSGNSEDITIEGGVGLSDEEIEEMQAEAEEHAEEDQKRREFVEARNEAESSVQRAETLLEENEDELDEDLQANIEAEIERVEEALEEYADVDSDDLETATDALESATESLSEELQEIGKQMYEQQAAQGAAGAGGAGGAGAGPGGMGGMGGMGGAGPGGAAGAGGAEGDDEEFVDADFEDVDDDEDEE; this is translated from the coding sequence ATGGCGAGCAACAAGATTCTCGGTATCGACCTCGGTACCACCAACTCGGCGTTCGCGGTCATGGAGGGTGGCGACCCCGAGATAATCACCAACGAGGAGGGCGACCGGACGACGCCCTCCGTCGTCGCCTTCACCGACGACGGCGAGCGACTGGTCGGCAAGCCGGCCAAGAACCAGGCCGTCCAGAACCCCGACCGGACCATCCAGTCCATCAAGCGGCACATGGGCGAGTCCGACTACACCGTCGAAATCGACGACGAGGAGTACACGCCGGAACAGATCTCGGCGATGATCCTCCAGAAGATCAAACACGACGCCGAGGAGTACCTCGGTGACGATATCGAGAAGGCGGTCATCACCGTCCCGGCGTACTTCAACGACAAACAGCGGCAGGCGACGAAGGACGCCGGCGAGGTCGCCGGCTTCGAGGTCGAGCGCATCGTCAACGAACCGACCGCGGCGGCGATGGCCTACGGCCTCGACGACGAGTCCGACCAGACCGTCCTCGTCTACGACCTCGGTGGGGGCACCTTCGACGTCTCGATTCTCGAACTCGGCGGCGGCGTCTACGAGGTCGTCGCCACCAACGGCGACAACGAACTCGGCGGCGACGACTGGGACGGGGCCATCATCGACTATCTCGCAGATTCCTTCGAAGACGAACACGGCATCGACCTCCGGGAGGACCGCCAGGCCCTCCAGCGACTGACCGAGGCCGCCGAGGAGGCCAAGATCGAACTCTCCTCGCGGAAGGAGACCACGGTGAACCTGCCCTTCATCGCCGCGACCGACGAGGGACCGCTCAACCTCGAGGAGAGCATCTCGCGCGCCAAGTTCGAGTCGCTAACCGCCGACCTCGTCGAGCGGACCGTCGGCCCGACCGAGCAGGCGCTGTCGGACGCCGGCTACTCGAAGGGCGACATCGACGAGGTCATCCTCGTCGGCGGGTCGACCCGGATGCCGCAGGTTCAGGAGAAGGTCGAGGAACTGGCGGGCCAGGAGCCGAAGAAGAACGTCAACCCCGACGAGGCCGTCGCGCTGGGTGCCGCCATCCAGGGCGGCGTCCTGGCCGGTGACGTCGACGACATCGTCCTCCTGGACGTGACGCCGCTCAGCCTCGGCATCGAGGTCAAGGGTGGCATCTTCGAGCGCCTCATCGACAAGAACACCACCATTCCGACCGAGGAGTCGAAGATCTTCACGACCGCCGCGGACAACCAGACCTCGGTCAACATCCGCGTCTTCCAGGGCGAACGCGAGATCGCCGAGGAGAACGAACTGCTCGGCGCCTTCCAGTTGACCGGCATCCCGCCGGCGCCCGCCGGCACCCCGCAGATCGAGGTGACGTTCAACATCGACGAGAACGGCATCGTCAACGTCGCCGCCGAGGACCAGGGGTCGGGCAACAGCGAGGACATCACCATCGAGGGCGGCGTCGGTCTCTCCGACGAGGAGATCGAGGAGATGCAGGCCGAAGCCGAGGAGCACGCCGAGGAAGACCAGAAGCGCCGCGAGTTCGTCGAGGCCAGAAACGAGGCCGAATCGTCCGTCCAGCGCGCCGAGACGCTGCTGGAGGAAAACGAGGACGAACTCGACGAGGACCTCCAGGCCAACATCGAGGCCGAAATCGAGCGCGTCGAGGAGGCCTTAGAGGAGTACGCCGACGTCGACAGCGACGACCTGGAGACGGCGACCGACGCCCTCGAATCGGCGACCGAGAGCCTCTCGGAGGAACTGCAGGAGATCGGCAAGCAGATGTACGAACAGCAGGCTGCCCAGGGCGCGGCCGGCGCCGGCGGTGCTGGCGGCGCGGGCGCCGGTCCCGGCGGCATGGGCGGTATGGGCGGCATGGGCGGTGCCGGTCCCGGTGGTGCCGCCGGCGCGGGCGGCGCCGAGGGCGACGACGAGGAGTTCGTCGACGCCGACTTCGAGGACGTGGACGACGACGAGGACGAGGAGTAG
- a CDS encoding antitoxin VapB family protein: MPEIQISEETLERLDGLQRDGESHDELINELINIYEAGERTLAHGGDHVGSE; encoded by the coding sequence ATGCCCGAAATCCAGATCAGCGAGGAAACGCTCGAACGGCTCGACGGACTCCAGCGGGACGGCGAATCGCACGACGAACTGATAAACGAACTCATCAATATCTACGAGGCCGGTGAGCGGACGCTGGCCCACGGCGGCGACCACGTCGGTTCGGAGTAA
- a CDS encoding Rieske (2Fe-2S) protein produces MSAENYVPVCDLADLEEEGRTVVQYDGRAVALFFHEEEVHAVDNRCPHMGFPLVRGTVEEGVLTCHWHHARFELAEGDTFDPWADDVQTFPVEVGDGEVRIDPDPEPTVPPATRWRNRLADGMQEDITLVQAKAVIGVDEHGDGFRTPLETAANFGTKYRASGWGRGLTSLSYMAEIHRDVGGRDRRRAMFTGVREVSDNVAGEAPRFQQHAFENRDLSKERLKSWFRANCEVRDEDGAERTLLTAVETLPPADVVEILVAAATDHLYMNSSHTLDFVNSALTTLDHLGWEEHAAPVLASTVPQLTGATRSEELSSWRQPVDIAALCFDARERLDDLVAAGSGREWDEPDDFVETLLGEDPEAIVEALCDAIAAGATQRELTDAVARAATRRVAYFATNNEFNDWDTVHHTLVYANAAHELADRTDATELYRAAFDGAMSVYLDRFLNSPRAPVPTAEAGRDPQEIRSELLECFDEQGAVNRAARLVVEHFECDGDPADLKAVLGRGLLREDADFHTLQNVPAAFRRFDALDDEERRLALVAGARYLAAHTPTRREHEQTFSIATRLHRGERLHKAE; encoded by the coding sequence ATGTCCGCAGAGAACTACGTCCCCGTCTGTGACCTCGCCGACCTCGAGGAGGAGGGCCGAACCGTCGTCCAGTACGACGGCCGGGCCGTCGCGCTGTTCTTCCACGAGGAGGAGGTCCACGCCGTCGACAACCGCTGTCCGCACATGGGATTTCCGCTCGTCCGCGGCACCGTCGAGGAGGGCGTGCTGACCTGCCACTGGCACCACGCCCGATTCGAACTGGCTGAGGGCGACACCTTCGACCCGTGGGCCGACGACGTCCAGACGTTCCCCGTCGAGGTGGGCGACGGCGAGGTCCGCATCGACCCCGACCCGGAGCCGACGGTACCGCCGGCGACCCGGTGGCGCAACCGCCTGGCCGACGGGATGCAGGAGGACATCACGCTCGTGCAGGCGAAGGCCGTCATCGGCGTTGACGAACACGGGGACGGCTTCCGGACGCCGCTGGAGACGGCGGCGAACTTCGGCACGAAGTACCGCGCCTCGGGGTGGGGCCGCGGGCTGACGTCACTGTCCTACATGGCGGAAATCCACCGGGACGTCGGCGGTCGCGACAGGCGGCGGGCGATGTTCACGGGCGTCCGAGAGGTATCGGACAACGTCGCCGGCGAGGCGCCCCGCTTCCAGCAGCACGCCTTCGAGAACCGCGACCTCTCGAAGGAGCGACTGAAGTCCTGGTTCCGCGCGAACTGCGAAGTTCGCGACGAGGACGGCGCCGAACGGACGCTCCTGACGGCCGTCGAGACGTTGCCGCCCGCCGACGTCGTCGAGATACTGGTCGCGGCCGCCACCGACCACCTCTACATGAACTCGAGTCACACGCTCGACTTCGTCAACAGCGCGCTGACGACGCTGGACCACCTCGGCTGGGAGGAACACGCCGCGCCGGTGCTGGCCTCGACGGTGCCGCAACTCACCGGCGCGACCCGCTCGGAGGAACTCTCGTCGTGGCGCCAGCCCGTCGACATCGCCGCGCTGTGCTTCGACGCCCGCGAACGCCTCGACGACCTCGTCGCCGCCGGGTCCGGCCGGGAGTGGGACGAACCCGACGACTTCGTCGAGACGCTGCTCGGCGAGGACCCGGAAGCCATCGTCGAGGCACTCTGTGACGCCATCGCCGCCGGCGCCACCCAGCGGGAACTCACCGACGCCGTCGCTCGTGCGGCCACCCGCCGGGTCGCCTACTTCGCCACCAACAACGAGTTCAACGACTGGGACACGGTGCATCACACCCTCGTCTACGCCAACGCCGCCCACGAGCTGGCCGACCGCACCGACGCCACCGAACTGTACCGTGCGGCCTTCGACGGCGCGATGAGCGTCTATCTGGACCGCTTCCTCAACAGCCCGCGAGCGCCGGTCCCGACCGCAGAAGCCGGCCGCGACCCCCAGGAGATACGCTCGGAGCTGCTGGAGTGCTTCGACGAGCAGGGCGCCGTCAACCGCGCCGCCCGCCTCGTCGTCGAACACTTCGAGTGCGACGGCGACCCCGCCGACCTGAAGGCCGTCCTCGGCCGCGGTCTGCTCCGAGAGGACGCCGACTTCCACACCCTCCAGAACGTCCCGGCGGCCTTCCGTCGGTTCGACGCTCTGGACGACGAGGAGCGCCGCCTCGCGCTGGTCGCCGGCGCCCGCTACCTCGCCGCTCACACCCCGACCCGACGCGAGCACGAACAGACCTTCTCGATTGCGACCCGCCTCCATCGCGGCGAGCGGCTCCACAAAGCCGAGTGA
- the dnaJ gene encoding molecular chaperone DnaJ codes for MSEDFYSVLGVDRDASEEDIKRAYREKASEYHPDVSDDPNAEEKFKRIQEAKEVLLDDEKRRMYDQMGHERFQQADKRGATEGGGAGGMGGGPFGGGGAGGMNDIFEQFFGGGGGGRSGPQQGADLKTRLTVDLEDAYEGVTKQLTVARPERCPDCDGKGHPPEADARTCSACNGRGQQRTVRQTPLGRVQQTQTCQQCEGEGTVYSETCSTCRGDGQVRNEATLQVEVPAGIQSGQTLRMDGEGAPGEDGGRNGDLLVEIEVEDSEAFERNGDDLRYRMPISFPQAAFGDTVEVPTLDGAVEMDVPAGTQSGETFRLRNKGMPHLQRRGHGDLYVKVQVVTPESLNEEQREALEAFAEAGGEEIDVEQGFFEKLKNSF; via the coding sequence ATGAGCGAGGACTTCTACTCGGTGCTGGGCGTCGACCGCGACGCGAGCGAGGAGGACATCAAGCGGGCCTACCGCGAGAAGGCCTCGGAGTACCACCCGGACGTCTCCGACGACCCGAACGCCGAGGAGAAGTTCAAGAGGATTCAGGAGGCGAAGGAGGTCCTGCTCGACGACGAGAAACGCCGGATGTACGACCAGATGGGCCACGAGCGGTTCCAGCAGGCCGACAAGCGCGGCGCGACCGAGGGCGGCGGCGCCGGCGGCATGGGCGGCGGTCCCTTCGGCGGTGGCGGCGCCGGCGGCATGAACGACATCTTCGAGCAGTTCTTCGGCGGCGGTGGCGGCGGCCGGTCGGGTCCCCAGCAGGGCGCCGACCTCAAGACCCGCCTGACCGTCGACCTCGAGGACGCCTACGAGGGCGTCACCAAGCAGTTGACCGTCGCGCGGCCCGAGCGGTGCCCGGACTGCGACGGGAAGGGCCACCCGCCGGAAGCCGACGCCCGGACCTGCTCGGCCTGCAACGGCCGCGGCCAGCAGCGGACCGTCCGCCAGACGCCGCTGGGCCGCGTCCAGCAGACCCAGACCTGCCAGCAGTGCGAGGGCGAGGGGACGGTCTACTCCGAGACCTGTTCGACGTGTCGCGGCGACGGCCAGGTCCGCAACGAGGCGACGCTACAGGTCGAGGTGCCCGCCGGCATCCAGAGCGGCCAGACCCTCCGGATGGACGGCGAGGGCGCCCCCGGCGAGGACGGCGGCCGGAACGGCGACCTGCTCGTCGAAATCGAGGTCGAGGACAGCGAGGCCTTCGAGCGGAACGGCGACGACCTCCGCTACCGGATGCCCATATCCTTCCCGCAGGCGGCCTTCGGCGACACCGTCGAGGTGCCCACGCTGGACGGCGCAGTCGAGATGGACGTCCCCGCCGGCACCCAGAGCGGCGAGACGTTCCGCCTGCGGAACAAGGGGATGCCCCACCTCCAGCGGCGGGGACACGGCGACCTCTACGTGAAGGTGCAGGTCGTCACCCCGGAGAGCCTCAACGAGGAGCAGCGCGAGGCTCTGGAGGCGTTCGCCGAGGCCGGCGGCGAGGAAATCGACGTCGAGCAGGGCTTCTTCGAGAAACTGAAGAACTCCTTCTGA
- a CDS encoding transcriptional regulator yields MQGAERTTRQRIADFLRDETAEAGRLAGEFGITTAAALSHVEHISHSLEGTDEQLLAAPPACRDCGFERFDDLTNRPSRCPECKSEDVTEPTYTIR; encoded by the coding sequence ATGCAGGGTGCAGAGCGGACCACCCGGCAGCGCATCGCCGACTTCCTCCGGGACGAGACTGCCGAAGCAGGCCGACTGGCCGGCGAGTTCGGAATCACGACGGCCGCGGCGCTCTCCCACGTCGAACACATCTCCCACTCGCTGGAGGGCACCGACGAGCAACTGCTCGCGGCGCCGCCGGCGTGTCGGGACTGCGGCTTCGAGCGGTTCGACGACCTGACGAACCGTCCCTCGCGGTGCCCGGAGTGCAAGAGCGAGGACGTGACCGAACCGACCTACACCATCCGGTAG